A genomic segment from Luteolibacter flavescens encodes:
- a CDS encoding 3-deoxy-7-phosphoheptulonate synthase, which produces MSSRVTDLHVARNVPLPSPARLQAEIPRGDSRANFVAQSRVTLRTLLSGNDPRFLVIVGPCSIHDTEAGLEYAHRLAALAERLREKLYVVMRVYFEKPRTTVGWKGLIMDPHLDGTDDIPEGLRRARHFLRSVIDLGLPTATELLDPITPQYIADLVSWSAIGARTAESQTHRQMASGLSMPVGFKNTTSGDLVAAINAVKAASRPQTFLGVSEEGIASSVTTTGNPDCHVILRGGDHGPNYDAASIAAARTALESAKLPPGLVIDASHANCGKDCEKMPDVFREIVRQRAGGDRAIIGAMLESNLVAGSQTFPKPLDQLIRGQSITDSCIDWETTEALLHEAAGML; this is translated from the coding sequence ATGTCCTCGCGCGTCACCGACCTCCACGTCGCCCGCAATGTCCCGCTGCCGTCCCCTGCCCGCCTGCAGGCGGAGATCCCGCGCGGCGACTCCCGGGCGAACTTCGTGGCGCAATCCCGCGTCACCCTGCGCACCCTGCTTTCCGGGAATGACCCGCGCTTCCTGGTGATCGTCGGCCCGTGCTCGATCCACGACACGGAGGCCGGGCTGGAATACGCCCACCGCCTGGCCGCCCTGGCCGAGCGCCTGCGGGAAAAGCTCTACGTGGTGATGCGCGTCTATTTTGAAAAACCACGCACCACCGTGGGCTGGAAGGGCCTGATCATGGACCCGCACCTGGACGGCACGGACGATATCCCCGAGGGCCTCCGCCGCGCCCGGCACTTCCTCCGCAGCGTGATCGACCTCGGCCTGCCGACCGCCACGGAGCTGCTCGACCCCATCACGCCGCAATACATCGCGGACCTCGTCTCGTGGTCGGCCATCGGCGCGCGCACCGCGGAGAGCCAGACGCACCGGCAGATGGCGTCCGGGCTCTCGATGCCGGTCGGCTTCAAGAACACGACTTCCGGCGACCTGGTCGCGGCGATCAATGCGGTGAAGGCCGCCTCCCGCCCGCAGACCTTCCTCGGCGTCTCCGAGGAAGGCATCGCCTCCTCCGTCACCACCACGGGGAATCCCGACTGCCACGTCATCCTGCGCGGTGGCGACCATGGGCCGAACTACGATGCCGCCAGTATCGCCGCCGCCCGCACCGCGCTGGAGTCCGCCAAGCTGCCGCCCGGCCTGGTGATCGATGCCTCGCACGCCAACTGCGGGAAGGACTGCGAGAAGATGCCGGATGTCTTCCGCGAAATCGTCCGCCAGCGCGCCGGCGGCGACCGCGCGATCATCGGCGCGATGCTCGAGAGCAATCTCGTGGCCGGCAGCCAAACCTTTCCCAAGCCGCTCGACCAGCTCATCCGCGGCCAGTCCATCACCGACTCCTGCATCGACTGGGAGACCACGGAAGCGCTGCTGCACGAGGCGGCGGGGATGCTGTAG